Proteins co-encoded in one Malus sylvestris chromosome 9, drMalSylv7.2, whole genome shotgun sequence genomic window:
- the LOC126582324 gene encoding disease resistance protein RPV1-like — protein MDEGINKIQRAVRGRKVLIVFDGLNDLDQFNAILGMRESFYPGRKIIITTRLHENISKARDQVPETVKVEGLDSLASLKLFCWHAFKQDYHVRGYQCYIASVIAHCGGNPLALQVLASSLFGKTLEAWKSAVQNLSLITGDPRIQNNLKLTFSSLSDHDKRLFLHVACFFIGKDMDFTAIVLDSCDFLTRFGIQNLVDKCLVEVGLDNKLFMHPLLRDMGMGIICKQSPEYPGKLSRVWQKDASNILRKLTGTETI, from the exons ATGGATGAAGGAATAAACAAGATTCAACGTGCTGTGCGTGGGAGAAAAGTTCTTATTGTTTTTGATGGTCTGAACGACTTAGACCAATTCAATGCAATTCTTGGAATGCGAGAATCATTTTATCCAGGAAGAAAAATCATCATAACAACTAGACTACATGAAAATATATCAAAGGCTCGCGATCAAGTGCCTGAAACGGTTAAAGTTGAAGGTCTAGATAGCCTTGCATCGCTTAAGCTCTTCTGTTGGCATGCCTTCAAACAAGACTATCATGTCCGAGGTTACCAGTGTTATATAGCCTCTGTAATAGCACACTGTGGAGGGAACCCTTTGGCTCTTCAAGTTCTGGCATCTTCTCTCTTTGGAAAAACTCTAGAGGCATGGAAAAGTGCAGTCCAAAACTTGAGCCTGATTACTGGCGATCCCAGAATTCAAAATAATCTCAAACTCACTTTCTCTTCTCTATCGGATCATGACAAAAGATTATTCCTCCATGTTGCATGTTTCTTCATAGGAAAGGACATGGATTTCACCGCTATAGTACTGGACTCATGTGATTTTTTGACAAGGTTTGGAATTCAAAATCTAGTTGATAAATGTCTAGTTGAAGTTGGCCTAGACAACAAATTGTTCATGCATCCATTACTTCGAGACATGGGAATGGGGATTATTTGCAAACAATCACCCGAGTACCCTGGAAAGCTTAGTAGAGTGTGGCAAAAGGATGCCTCTAATATTTTGAGAAAATTAACT GGTACAGAAACTATTTAG
- the LOC126582328 gene encoding uncharacterized protein LOC126582328, producing the protein MEKETSFAEINLKIMLIVPHPLLSLDHEVELTVIVSQKLHDVPQSTAVDYVVGYALALDMTAREIQASAKVMQIEGEREIVVSTLSLLYRSFYVEFTLFHFESLSRDWFWELCGARGCSSGYSNVRWLTFCLEILENKL; encoded by the exons AtggaaaaagaaacaagttttgCTGAAATCAATTTAAAG ATTATGCTGATTGTCCCTCACCCTCTGTTGTCGTTGGACCATGAGGTGGAGCTGACGGTGATCGTCTCTCAGAAACTTCACGATGTTCCGCAGTCCACTGCCGTGGATTACGTCGTGg GTTATGCACTTGCTTTGGATATGACTGCCAGAGAAATTCAAGCTTCTGCTAAG GTGATGCAgatagagggagagagggaaatTGTGGTTTCAACACTCTCGCTTCTGTATAGAAGTTTCTATGTTGAATTCACTTTATTTCACTTTGAATCGTTGTCAAGGGATTGGTTTTGGGAACTTTGTGGTGCACGAGGATGTTCTTCGGGTTATTCAAATGTTCGGTGGTTAACTTTCTGTTTGGAGATTCTAGAAAATAAGTTGtag
- the LOC126582318 gene encoding disease resistance protein RPV1-like isoform X2 yields MIKSNPSPDSLSRYSSKTLITRFTCRIRTRHSTGKQGDLLALISREGLDNLQRPTVVLGLHLRRGSVPACASGESLTFSMTASCSSSDRFSYHAFLSFRGETRKGFSGHLYWALEQAGIHTFRDDEEVERTANTEAELQKGIRESQVSVVVFSKNYGSSRWCLDELARIMERTRTEGHKVLPVFYDVEPTNVRHQTGSFGEAFASRIKRSSEEKGEEWKNALRDAADLGGMVLADRYEYEFIQDIVEEIGNRLNCTAMNVPDPAVGIKGHVNSLGVWLQDGSSDVDVAVIWGMGGIGKTTIAKAAYNLTFHGFPRSCFFTDVTSATSPDSPQSVHRFVCLHKKFLFDIPKEIYSMDEGINKIQRAVRGRKVLIVFDGLNDLDQFNAILGMRESFYPGSKIIITTRLHENISKARDQVSATFKVEGLDSHASHELFCWHAFKQDYRVQGYECYMVSVVEHCGGNPLALQVLGSSLFGKTLEAWKSAVQNLSLITGDPRIQNILKISFSFLSDHDKRLFLHIAIFFIGKDMNFTATVLDSCDFSTRFGIQNLVDKCLVEFGMDDKLFMHPLLQDMGMEIIRKESPEDPGKRSRVWQKDAFNILRKLTGTKTIKGLMLNPSSRESSDFSRQIWHNILSSEPMNTSSTTHSSDELAFKAEAFRKMHNLEFLLLDNVKINGDYGDFPKNLVWLSWQGFPLESIPANFCLEYLVALELPNSRLQHVLEGTTFLLRLKILNLSGSLDLETTPEFSGLPNLERLILEDCIKLVEIRALGHLKKLKFVNLSGSRSLETIPEFFAFPKFEALIVPRLDKID; encoded by the exons ATG ATAAAATCTAATCCTTCTCCTGACTCACTCTCCAGGTACTCCAGTAAAACCCTAATCACTCGCTTTACA TGTCGGATAAGAACGAGACATAGTACCGGAAAACAGGGTGATCTGCTAGCTTTAATCAGCAGGGAAGGGCTTGACAACTTGCAAAGGCCAACCGTCGTTCTTGGGCTTCATTTACGGCGAGGCTCCGTCCCTGCGTGTGCAAGTGGAGAGAGTTTAACTTTCTCAATGACTGCTTCTTGTTCCTCCTCTGATCGGTTTAGCTATCATGCATTCTTGAGTTTCAGAGGCGAAACACGCAAGGGCTTTAGCGGACACCTCTACTGGGCCTTGGAGCAGGCAGGAATCCACACCTTTAGAGATGATGAGGAGGTCGAGAGAACAGCAAATACCGAAGCAGAACTACAGAAGGGTATAAGAGAATCACAAGTGTCGGTAGTTGTCTTCTCCAAGAACTACGGTTCCTCAAGATGGTGCCTGGACGAACTTGCTAGGATCATGGAACGTACAAGAACGGAAGGACACAAAGTTTTGCCAGTTTTCTACGATGTGGAGCCAACCAATGTCAGGCATCAGACTGGGAGTTTTGGAGAAGCATTTGCCAGTCGTATAAAGCGCTCCTCGGAGGAGAAGGGGGAGGAGTGGAAAAATGCTCTTAGAGATGCAGCTGATCTTGGCGGGATGGTGTTAGCAGATCG GTATGAGTATGAATTTATCCAAGATATTGTTGAAGAAATTGGAAATCGACTAAATTGCACAGCAATGAATGTTCCTGACCCTGCAGTTGGAATAAAAGGTCATGTGAATAGTCTAGGAGTTTGGTTACAAGATGGATCTAGTGACGTTGATGTAGCTGTGATCTGGGGGATGGGTGGAATTGGCAAGACCACCATTGCAAAAGCTGCATATAACCTGACCTTTCACGGATTCCCGCGCAGCTGCTTTTTCACAGATGTTACCTCAGCAACTTCACCTGATTCACCACAATCTGTCCATCGTTTCGTTTGCTTGCACAAAAAGTTTCTGTTTGACATCCCAAAGGAAATATACAGCATGGATGAAGGAATAAACAAGATTCAACGTGCTGTGCGTGGGAGAAAAGTTCTTATTGTTTTTGATGGTCTGAACGACTTGGACCAATTCAATGCAATTCTTGGAATGCGAGAATCATTTTATCCAGGAAGTAAAATCATCATAACAACTAGACTACATGAAAATATATCAAAGGCTCGTGATCAAGTGTCTGCAACGTTTAAAGTTGAAGGTCTAGATAGCCATGCATCGCATGAGCTCTTCTGTTGGCATGCCTTCAAACAAGACTATCGTGTCCAAGGTTACGAGTGTTATATGGTCTCTGTAGTAGAACACTGTGGAGGGAACCCATTGGCTCTTCAAGTTCTGGGATCCTCTCTCTTTGGAAAAACTCTAGAGGCATGGAAAAGTGCAGTCCAAAACTTGAGCCTGATTACTGGCGATCCCAGAATTCAAAATATTCTCAAAATCAGTTTCTCTTTTCTATCAGATCATGACAAAAGATTATTCCTCCATATTGCCATTTTCTTCATTGGAAAGGACATGAATTTCACAGCTACAGTACTGGACTCGTGTGATTTTTCGACGAGGTTTGGAATTCAAAATCTAGTTGATAAATGTCTAGTTGAATTTGGCATGGACGACAAATTGTTCATGCATCCATTACTTCAAGACATGGGAATGGAAATTATTCGCAAAGAATCACCCGAGGACCCTGGAAAGCGTAGTAGAGTGTGGCAAAAGGATGCCTTTAATATTTTGAGAAAATTAACT GGTACAAAAACTATTAAGGGCCTCATGCTTAACCCTTCCAGTAGGGAAAGTAGTGACTTTTCAAGACAGATATGGCACAATATCCTCTCCTCGGAACCAATGAATACTTCCTCAACAACTCATTCATCAGATGAACTAGCTTTCAAAGCAGAGGCATTTAGAAAAATGCACAATCTTGAATTTCTCCTGCTCGATAATGTCAAAATCAATGGCGACTATGGGGATTTTCCAAAAAATTTAGTATGGTTGTCTTGGCAAGGATTCCCTTTAGAATCAATACCAGCCAATTTTTGTTTGGAATATCTAGTTGCCCTTGAGTTGCCGAACAGCAGGCTGCAACATGTTTTGGAGGGAACTACG TTTCTTCTCAGACTGAAAATCCTTAATCTTAGTGGTTCACTTGACCTTGAGACAACCCCTGAATTCTCAGGACTTCCTAACCTTGAGAGATTAATTCTTGAAG ATTGCATAAAATTGGTTGAAATTCGTGCCCTTGGACACTTGAAGAAACTGAAATTCGTGAATCTTAGTGGTTCACGTAGCCTTGAGACAATCCCTGAATTTTTTGCATTTCCTAAATTTGAGGCATTAATTGTTCCACGTTTGGacaaaattgattga
- the LOC126582318 gene encoding disease resistance protein RPV1-like isoform X1, producing the protein MVQFDTFSRFSTSSTMFQTRSTHMYSSKTLITRFTCRIRTRHSTGKQGDLLALISREGLDNLQRPTVVLGLHLRRGSVPACASGESLTFSMTASCSSSDRFSYHAFLSFRGETRKGFSGHLYWALEQAGIHTFRDDEEVERTANTEAELQKGIRESQVSVVVFSKNYGSSRWCLDELARIMERTRTEGHKVLPVFYDVEPTNVRHQTGSFGEAFASRIKRSSEEKGEEWKNALRDAADLGGMVLADRYEYEFIQDIVEEIGNRLNCTAMNVPDPAVGIKGHVNSLGVWLQDGSSDVDVAVIWGMGGIGKTTIAKAAYNLTFHGFPRSCFFTDVTSATSPDSPQSVHRFVCLHKKFLFDIPKEIYSMDEGINKIQRAVRGRKVLIVFDGLNDLDQFNAILGMRESFYPGSKIIITTRLHENISKARDQVSATFKVEGLDSHASHELFCWHAFKQDYRVQGYECYMVSVVEHCGGNPLALQVLGSSLFGKTLEAWKSAVQNLSLITGDPRIQNILKISFSFLSDHDKRLFLHIAIFFIGKDMNFTATVLDSCDFSTRFGIQNLVDKCLVEFGMDDKLFMHPLLQDMGMEIIRKESPEDPGKRSRVWQKDAFNILRKLTGTKTIKGLMLNPSSRESSDFSRQIWHNILSSEPMNTSSTTHSSDELAFKAEAFRKMHNLEFLLLDNVKINGDYGDFPKNLVWLSWQGFPLESIPANFCLEYLVALELPNSRLQHVLEGTTFLLRLKILNLSGSLDLETTPEFSGLPNLERLILEDCIKLVEIRALGHLKKLKFVNLSGSRSLETIPEFFAFPKFEALIVPRLDKID; encoded by the exons ATGGTACAATTTGACACATTTTCGAGATTTTCTACATCTTCAACAATGTTTCAAACCCGCAGCACGCACAT GTACTCCAGTAAAACCCTAATCACTCGCTTTACA TGTCGGATAAGAACGAGACATAGTACCGGAAAACAGGGTGATCTGCTAGCTTTAATCAGCAGGGAAGGGCTTGACAACTTGCAAAGGCCAACCGTCGTTCTTGGGCTTCATTTACGGCGAGGCTCCGTCCCTGCGTGTGCAAGTGGAGAGAGTTTAACTTTCTCAATGACTGCTTCTTGTTCCTCCTCTGATCGGTTTAGCTATCATGCATTCTTGAGTTTCAGAGGCGAAACACGCAAGGGCTTTAGCGGACACCTCTACTGGGCCTTGGAGCAGGCAGGAATCCACACCTTTAGAGATGATGAGGAGGTCGAGAGAACAGCAAATACCGAAGCAGAACTACAGAAGGGTATAAGAGAATCACAAGTGTCGGTAGTTGTCTTCTCCAAGAACTACGGTTCCTCAAGATGGTGCCTGGACGAACTTGCTAGGATCATGGAACGTACAAGAACGGAAGGACACAAAGTTTTGCCAGTTTTCTACGATGTGGAGCCAACCAATGTCAGGCATCAGACTGGGAGTTTTGGAGAAGCATTTGCCAGTCGTATAAAGCGCTCCTCGGAGGAGAAGGGGGAGGAGTGGAAAAATGCTCTTAGAGATGCAGCTGATCTTGGCGGGATGGTGTTAGCAGATCG GTATGAGTATGAATTTATCCAAGATATTGTTGAAGAAATTGGAAATCGACTAAATTGCACAGCAATGAATGTTCCTGACCCTGCAGTTGGAATAAAAGGTCATGTGAATAGTCTAGGAGTTTGGTTACAAGATGGATCTAGTGACGTTGATGTAGCTGTGATCTGGGGGATGGGTGGAATTGGCAAGACCACCATTGCAAAAGCTGCATATAACCTGACCTTTCACGGATTCCCGCGCAGCTGCTTTTTCACAGATGTTACCTCAGCAACTTCACCTGATTCACCACAATCTGTCCATCGTTTCGTTTGCTTGCACAAAAAGTTTCTGTTTGACATCCCAAAGGAAATATACAGCATGGATGAAGGAATAAACAAGATTCAACGTGCTGTGCGTGGGAGAAAAGTTCTTATTGTTTTTGATGGTCTGAACGACTTGGACCAATTCAATGCAATTCTTGGAATGCGAGAATCATTTTATCCAGGAAGTAAAATCATCATAACAACTAGACTACATGAAAATATATCAAAGGCTCGTGATCAAGTGTCTGCAACGTTTAAAGTTGAAGGTCTAGATAGCCATGCATCGCATGAGCTCTTCTGTTGGCATGCCTTCAAACAAGACTATCGTGTCCAAGGTTACGAGTGTTATATGGTCTCTGTAGTAGAACACTGTGGAGGGAACCCATTGGCTCTTCAAGTTCTGGGATCCTCTCTCTTTGGAAAAACTCTAGAGGCATGGAAAAGTGCAGTCCAAAACTTGAGCCTGATTACTGGCGATCCCAGAATTCAAAATATTCTCAAAATCAGTTTCTCTTTTCTATCAGATCATGACAAAAGATTATTCCTCCATATTGCCATTTTCTTCATTGGAAAGGACATGAATTTCACAGCTACAGTACTGGACTCGTGTGATTTTTCGACGAGGTTTGGAATTCAAAATCTAGTTGATAAATGTCTAGTTGAATTTGGCATGGACGACAAATTGTTCATGCATCCATTACTTCAAGACATGGGAATGGAAATTATTCGCAAAGAATCACCCGAGGACCCTGGAAAGCGTAGTAGAGTGTGGCAAAAGGATGCCTTTAATATTTTGAGAAAATTAACT GGTACAAAAACTATTAAGGGCCTCATGCTTAACCCTTCCAGTAGGGAAAGTAGTGACTTTTCAAGACAGATATGGCACAATATCCTCTCCTCGGAACCAATGAATACTTCCTCAACAACTCATTCATCAGATGAACTAGCTTTCAAAGCAGAGGCATTTAGAAAAATGCACAATCTTGAATTTCTCCTGCTCGATAATGTCAAAATCAATGGCGACTATGGGGATTTTCCAAAAAATTTAGTATGGTTGTCTTGGCAAGGATTCCCTTTAGAATCAATACCAGCCAATTTTTGTTTGGAATATCTAGTTGCCCTTGAGTTGCCGAACAGCAGGCTGCAACATGTTTTGGAGGGAACTACG TTTCTTCTCAGACTGAAAATCCTTAATCTTAGTGGTTCACTTGACCTTGAGACAACCCCTGAATTCTCAGGACTTCCTAACCTTGAGAGATTAATTCTTGAAG ATTGCATAAAATTGGTTGAAATTCGTGCCCTTGGACACTTGAAGAAACTGAAATTCGTGAATCTTAGTGGTTCACGTAGCCTTGAGACAATCCCTGAATTTTTTGCATTTCCTAAATTTGAGGCATTAATTGTTCCACGTTTGGacaaaattgattga
- the LOC126582318 gene encoding disease resistance protein RPV1-like isoform X4, which produces MTASCSSSDRFSYHAFLSFRGETRKGFSGHLYWALEQAGIHTFRDDEEVERTANTEAELQKGIRESQVSVVVFSKNYGSSRWCLDELARIMERTRTEGHKVLPVFYDVEPTNVRHQTGSFGEAFASRIKRSSEEKGEEWKNALRDAADLGGMVLADRYEYEFIQDIVEEIGNRLNCTAMNVPDPAVGIKGHVNSLGVWLQDGSSDVDVAVIWGMGGIGKTTIAKAAYNLTFHGFPRSCFFTDVTSATSPDSPQSVHRFVCLHKKFLFDIPKEIYSMDEGINKIQRAVRGRKVLIVFDGLNDLDQFNAILGMRESFYPGSKIIITTRLHENISKARDQVSATFKVEGLDSHASHELFCWHAFKQDYRVQGYECYMVSVVEHCGGNPLALQVLGSSLFGKTLEAWKSAVQNLSLITGDPRIQNILKISFSFLSDHDKRLFLHIAIFFIGKDMNFTATVLDSCDFSTRFGIQNLVDKCLVEFGMDDKLFMHPLLQDMGMEIIRKESPEDPGKRSRVWQKDAFNILRKLTGTKTIKGLMLNPSSRESSDFSRQIWHNILSSEPMNTSSTTHSSDELAFKAEAFRKMHNLEFLLLDNVKINGDYGDFPKNLVWLSWQGFPLESIPANFCLEYLVALELPNSRLQHVLEGTTFLLRLKILNLSGSLDLETTPEFSGLPNLERLILEDCIKLVEIRALGHLKKLKFVNLSGSRSLETIPEFFAFPKFEALIVPRLDKID; this is translated from the exons ATGACTGCTTCTTGTTCCTCCTCTGATCGGTTTAGCTATCATGCATTCTTGAGTTTCAGAGGCGAAACACGCAAGGGCTTTAGCGGACACCTCTACTGGGCCTTGGAGCAGGCAGGAATCCACACCTTTAGAGATGATGAGGAGGTCGAGAGAACAGCAAATACCGAAGCAGAACTACAGAAGGGTATAAGAGAATCACAAGTGTCGGTAGTTGTCTTCTCCAAGAACTACGGTTCCTCAAGATGGTGCCTGGACGAACTTGCTAGGATCATGGAACGTACAAGAACGGAAGGACACAAAGTTTTGCCAGTTTTCTACGATGTGGAGCCAACCAATGTCAGGCATCAGACTGGGAGTTTTGGAGAAGCATTTGCCAGTCGTATAAAGCGCTCCTCGGAGGAGAAGGGGGAGGAGTGGAAAAATGCTCTTAGAGATGCAGCTGATCTTGGCGGGATGGTGTTAGCAGATCG GTATGAGTATGAATTTATCCAAGATATTGTTGAAGAAATTGGAAATCGACTAAATTGCACAGCAATGAATGTTCCTGACCCTGCAGTTGGAATAAAAGGTCATGTGAATAGTCTAGGAGTTTGGTTACAAGATGGATCTAGTGACGTTGATGTAGCTGTGATCTGGGGGATGGGTGGAATTGGCAAGACCACCATTGCAAAAGCTGCATATAACCTGACCTTTCACGGATTCCCGCGCAGCTGCTTTTTCACAGATGTTACCTCAGCAACTTCACCTGATTCACCACAATCTGTCCATCGTTTCGTTTGCTTGCACAAAAAGTTTCTGTTTGACATCCCAAAGGAAATATACAGCATGGATGAAGGAATAAACAAGATTCAACGTGCTGTGCGTGGGAGAAAAGTTCTTATTGTTTTTGATGGTCTGAACGACTTGGACCAATTCAATGCAATTCTTGGAATGCGAGAATCATTTTATCCAGGAAGTAAAATCATCATAACAACTAGACTACATGAAAATATATCAAAGGCTCGTGATCAAGTGTCTGCAACGTTTAAAGTTGAAGGTCTAGATAGCCATGCATCGCATGAGCTCTTCTGTTGGCATGCCTTCAAACAAGACTATCGTGTCCAAGGTTACGAGTGTTATATGGTCTCTGTAGTAGAACACTGTGGAGGGAACCCATTGGCTCTTCAAGTTCTGGGATCCTCTCTCTTTGGAAAAACTCTAGAGGCATGGAAAAGTGCAGTCCAAAACTTGAGCCTGATTACTGGCGATCCCAGAATTCAAAATATTCTCAAAATCAGTTTCTCTTTTCTATCAGATCATGACAAAAGATTATTCCTCCATATTGCCATTTTCTTCATTGGAAAGGACATGAATTTCACAGCTACAGTACTGGACTCGTGTGATTTTTCGACGAGGTTTGGAATTCAAAATCTAGTTGATAAATGTCTAGTTGAATTTGGCATGGACGACAAATTGTTCATGCATCCATTACTTCAAGACATGGGAATGGAAATTATTCGCAAAGAATCACCCGAGGACCCTGGAAAGCGTAGTAGAGTGTGGCAAAAGGATGCCTTTAATATTTTGAGAAAATTAACT GGTACAAAAACTATTAAGGGCCTCATGCTTAACCCTTCCAGTAGGGAAAGTAGTGACTTTTCAAGACAGATATGGCACAATATCCTCTCCTCGGAACCAATGAATACTTCCTCAACAACTCATTCATCAGATGAACTAGCTTTCAAAGCAGAGGCATTTAGAAAAATGCACAATCTTGAATTTCTCCTGCTCGATAATGTCAAAATCAATGGCGACTATGGGGATTTTCCAAAAAATTTAGTATGGTTGTCTTGGCAAGGATTCCCTTTAGAATCAATACCAGCCAATTTTTGTTTGGAATATCTAGTTGCCCTTGAGTTGCCGAACAGCAGGCTGCAACATGTTTTGGAGGGAACTACG TTTCTTCTCAGACTGAAAATCCTTAATCTTAGTGGTTCACTTGACCTTGAGACAACCCCTGAATTCTCAGGACTTCCTAACCTTGAGAGATTAATTCTTGAAG ATTGCATAAAATTGGTTGAAATTCGTGCCCTTGGACACTTGAAGAAACTGAAATTCGTGAATCTTAGTGGTTCACGTAGCCTTGAGACAATCCCTGAATTTTTTGCATTTCCTAAATTTGAGGCATTAATTGTTCCACGTTTGGacaaaattgattga
- the LOC126582318 gene encoding disease resistance protein RPV1-like isoform X3, with protein MCRIRTRHSTGKQGDLLALISREGLDNLQRPTVVLGLHLRRGSVPACASGESLTFSMTASCSSSDRFSYHAFLSFRGETRKGFSGHLYWALEQAGIHTFRDDEEVERTANTEAELQKGIRESQVSVVVFSKNYGSSRWCLDELARIMERTRTEGHKVLPVFYDVEPTNVRHQTGSFGEAFASRIKRSSEEKGEEWKNALRDAADLGGMVLADRYEYEFIQDIVEEIGNRLNCTAMNVPDPAVGIKGHVNSLGVWLQDGSSDVDVAVIWGMGGIGKTTIAKAAYNLTFHGFPRSCFFTDVTSATSPDSPQSVHRFVCLHKKFLFDIPKEIYSMDEGINKIQRAVRGRKVLIVFDGLNDLDQFNAILGMRESFYPGSKIIITTRLHENISKARDQVSATFKVEGLDSHASHELFCWHAFKQDYRVQGYECYMVSVVEHCGGNPLALQVLGSSLFGKTLEAWKSAVQNLSLITGDPRIQNILKISFSFLSDHDKRLFLHIAIFFIGKDMNFTATVLDSCDFSTRFGIQNLVDKCLVEFGMDDKLFMHPLLQDMGMEIIRKESPEDPGKRSRVWQKDAFNILRKLTGTKTIKGLMLNPSSRESSDFSRQIWHNILSSEPMNTSSTTHSSDELAFKAEAFRKMHNLEFLLLDNVKINGDYGDFPKNLVWLSWQGFPLESIPANFCLEYLVALELPNSRLQHVLEGTTFLLRLKILNLSGSLDLETTPEFSGLPNLERLILEDCIKLVEIRALGHLKKLKFVNLSGSRSLETIPEFFAFPKFEALIVPRLDKID; from the exons ATG TGTCGGATAAGAACGAGACATAGTACCGGAAAACAGGGTGATCTGCTAGCTTTAATCAGCAGGGAAGGGCTTGACAACTTGCAAAGGCCAACCGTCGTTCTTGGGCTTCATTTACGGCGAGGCTCCGTCCCTGCGTGTGCAAGTGGAGAGAGTTTAACTTTCTCAATGACTGCTTCTTGTTCCTCCTCTGATCGGTTTAGCTATCATGCATTCTTGAGTTTCAGAGGCGAAACACGCAAGGGCTTTAGCGGACACCTCTACTGGGCCTTGGAGCAGGCAGGAATCCACACCTTTAGAGATGATGAGGAGGTCGAGAGAACAGCAAATACCGAAGCAGAACTACAGAAGGGTATAAGAGAATCACAAGTGTCGGTAGTTGTCTTCTCCAAGAACTACGGTTCCTCAAGATGGTGCCTGGACGAACTTGCTAGGATCATGGAACGTACAAGAACGGAAGGACACAAAGTTTTGCCAGTTTTCTACGATGTGGAGCCAACCAATGTCAGGCATCAGACTGGGAGTTTTGGAGAAGCATTTGCCAGTCGTATAAAGCGCTCCTCGGAGGAGAAGGGGGAGGAGTGGAAAAATGCTCTTAGAGATGCAGCTGATCTTGGCGGGATGGTGTTAGCAGATCG GTATGAGTATGAATTTATCCAAGATATTGTTGAAGAAATTGGAAATCGACTAAATTGCACAGCAATGAATGTTCCTGACCCTGCAGTTGGAATAAAAGGTCATGTGAATAGTCTAGGAGTTTGGTTACAAGATGGATCTAGTGACGTTGATGTAGCTGTGATCTGGGGGATGGGTGGAATTGGCAAGACCACCATTGCAAAAGCTGCATATAACCTGACCTTTCACGGATTCCCGCGCAGCTGCTTTTTCACAGATGTTACCTCAGCAACTTCACCTGATTCACCACAATCTGTCCATCGTTTCGTTTGCTTGCACAAAAAGTTTCTGTTTGACATCCCAAAGGAAATATACAGCATGGATGAAGGAATAAACAAGATTCAACGTGCTGTGCGTGGGAGAAAAGTTCTTATTGTTTTTGATGGTCTGAACGACTTGGACCAATTCAATGCAATTCTTGGAATGCGAGAATCATTTTATCCAGGAAGTAAAATCATCATAACAACTAGACTACATGAAAATATATCAAAGGCTCGTGATCAAGTGTCTGCAACGTTTAAAGTTGAAGGTCTAGATAGCCATGCATCGCATGAGCTCTTCTGTTGGCATGCCTTCAAACAAGACTATCGTGTCCAAGGTTACGAGTGTTATATGGTCTCTGTAGTAGAACACTGTGGAGGGAACCCATTGGCTCTTCAAGTTCTGGGATCCTCTCTCTTTGGAAAAACTCTAGAGGCATGGAAAAGTGCAGTCCAAAACTTGAGCCTGATTACTGGCGATCCCAGAATTCAAAATATTCTCAAAATCAGTTTCTCTTTTCTATCAGATCATGACAAAAGATTATTCCTCCATATTGCCATTTTCTTCATTGGAAAGGACATGAATTTCACAGCTACAGTACTGGACTCGTGTGATTTTTCGACGAGGTTTGGAATTCAAAATCTAGTTGATAAATGTCTAGTTGAATTTGGCATGGACGACAAATTGTTCATGCATCCATTACTTCAAGACATGGGAATGGAAATTATTCGCAAAGAATCACCCGAGGACCCTGGAAAGCGTAGTAGAGTGTGGCAAAAGGATGCCTTTAATATTTTGAGAAAATTAACT GGTACAAAAACTATTAAGGGCCTCATGCTTAACCCTTCCAGTAGGGAAAGTAGTGACTTTTCAAGACAGATATGGCACAATATCCTCTCCTCGGAACCAATGAATACTTCCTCAACAACTCATTCATCAGATGAACTAGCTTTCAAAGCAGAGGCATTTAGAAAAATGCACAATCTTGAATTTCTCCTGCTCGATAATGTCAAAATCAATGGCGACTATGGGGATTTTCCAAAAAATTTAGTATGGTTGTCTTGGCAAGGATTCCCTTTAGAATCAATACCAGCCAATTTTTGTTTGGAATATCTAGTTGCCCTTGAGTTGCCGAACAGCAGGCTGCAACATGTTTTGGAGGGAACTACG TTTCTTCTCAGACTGAAAATCCTTAATCTTAGTGGTTCACTTGACCTTGAGACAACCCCTGAATTCTCAGGACTTCCTAACCTTGAGAGATTAATTCTTGAAG ATTGCATAAAATTGGTTGAAATTCGTGCCCTTGGACACTTGAAGAAACTGAAATTCGTGAATCTTAGTGGTTCACGTAGCCTTGAGACAATCCCTGAATTTTTTGCATTTCCTAAATTTGAGGCATTAATTGTTCCACGTTTGGacaaaattgattga